The following proteins are encoded in a genomic region of Mycobacterium kiyosense:
- a CDS encoding acyl-CoA dehydrogenase codes for MTSPPVDVGQFRADLCAWLDEHDLSPGPDHSLQGHMRQFGRVSAALYEAGWMRYGWPVEVGGLGGPALLRAIVGEEVVGRRLAEPGPYSMLEVLAPTMIDYASTELAAEMVPLLLSGREQWCQGFSEPGSGSDLASLTTRAVQNGDNWIVNGQKVWTSFAQYSSRCILLTRTAPGHDGITAFFVDLDTPGVTVRPLRTMHDVDEFCEVYFDDVVIPSSRMLGRPGDGWRLAMDLLPFERSTCFWQRIAYLYSRFDALIEQAVEPDESALGAAYLALHTLRCRSRATQHRLAGGTRLGPDTSIDKVLLAGAEQKLYDTVHDLLPGTLELDDTPWRPEYLYSRAATIYGGTAEIQRNIIARRLLDLGKE; via the coding sequence GTGACATCGCCACCGGTTGACGTCGGCCAGTTCCGCGCGGACCTGTGCGCGTGGCTCGACGAGCACGACCTGTCCCCCGGCCCCGATCATTCGTTGCAGGGCCATATGCGGCAGTTCGGCCGCGTCAGCGCGGCGCTCTACGAGGCCGGCTGGATGCGCTACGGCTGGCCGGTAGAGGTGGGCGGGCTGGGGGGACCGGCCCTGCTGCGCGCCATCGTCGGCGAGGAAGTGGTGGGACGCCGACTGGCCGAGCCCGGGCCGTATTCGATGCTCGAGGTGCTCGCACCCACGATGATCGATTACGCCTCAACCGAACTCGCAGCCGAGATGGTCCCCTTGCTGCTCAGCGGCCGCGAGCAGTGGTGCCAGGGATTCTCCGAGCCCGGCTCCGGCAGTGACCTCGCGTCGTTGACCACCCGAGCGGTTCAGAACGGCGACAACTGGATCGTCAACGGGCAGAAGGTCTGGACCAGCTTCGCGCAGTATTCCAGCCGGTGCATCCTGCTCACCCGTACCGCGCCGGGCCATGACGGCATCACCGCGTTCTTCGTCGACCTCGACACCCCGGGCGTCACCGTTCGCCCGCTGCGCACCATGCACGACGTCGACGAGTTCTGCGAGGTCTACTTCGACGACGTGGTGATCCCGTCGAGTCGGATGCTGGGCCGGCCCGGGGACGGCTGGCGACTGGCGATGGACCTACTGCCCTTCGAGCGCTCGACCTGCTTCTGGCAGCGCATCGCCTACCTGTACTCCCGCTTCGACGCGCTGATCGAGCAGGCCGTCGAGCCCGACGAATCCGCCTTGGGCGCAGCCTATCTCGCGCTACACACGCTGCGCTGCCGGTCGCGGGCCACCCAGCACCGACTGGCCGGCGGGACGAGGCTGGGGCCGGACACCTCTATCGACAAGGTGCTGCTGGCCGGAGCCGAGCAGAAGCTCTACGACACCGTCCACGACTTGCTGCCCGGGACGCTGGAGCTCGACGACACGCCATGGCGCCCCGAGTACCTGTACTCGCGCGCGGCCACCATCTATGGCGGCACCGCGGAGATCCAACGCAACATCATCGCCCGCCGACTGCTCGACCTCGGGAAGGAGTGA